The Natronosalvus halobius genomic interval GTCGGCGGGGACCGTCCGCACGATCCAGGCGTGGGCGTCGTAGTAGGCGTTGAGCGCCTCGTCAAACCCAGGAGGTTCGTATGGGAGAGAATCGGCGTCGCGGTCGAGTCCACGCTGGTTGTTGAAGTGGCGTTCAAGTGTGATCACCCGCTCACCGAGGGCCAGCAGACCGTCGTACTCGGTCCCGAAGATGGTTTCCAGCCTCTCAAAGGACTGGACACCGTGAGAGAACTGACAGATAATGCCACAGTCCTCGACGGCGCGTTTGTCGCATCACAATTGTTAACTCGGCTCGAATCACGTGGTGGTACATGGCGAACCGACCACAGGCGGCTATCGTCGGCTACGGCGACGCCTTCGCCGACTTCGACGATCCGAAACCGCCAATCACGCTGGCCGCTCGAGCGGTCCGGGAGGCAGTCGAGGACGCGGGCCTCGATCGATCCGACGTCCGCGGACAGGGCTTGCTGACGGCGCGGCGACCGGCTGCAGACCACCGACCGCAGTGGAACAACGCGCTCGCAAGCTACCTCAACCTGGCGCCGACCTACAGCACAGAGGTTACAATGCACAGCGCGGGCGCGGTTTCGATGATCGAACACGCGAGCATGGCCGTCCGGGAAGGCGCCGTCGAGTACGTCGTTTGCGCCGGGGCCGACGCGGCAGCCTCGTTGGGAGCATACCCCCACATCGCGCCGTCCTCGGACAAGTACACGAACTATACGGAGTTCGCCGGAACGATGGACGTCCACCCCGAGTTCGAGTACCCGTACGGCATCATCATGCCCGCAGCGTTCGGCATGGGCGCGCGCCGACAAATGCACGAACTGGGGCACACGGCGGAGGAGTTCGCGATGGCAAGCGTCGTTTGTCGGGAATGGGGGATCGAGTTCCCGCACGCGACTCTCGGGCACAAGGGGCCGATTACCGTCGAAGACGTCCTGGAGTCGCCGATGATCGCGTCACCGATACGGCTGCTCAACGTGATGCCGCTCGGTCCTGGCGGCTCCGGCGGGGCGTTCGTCGTCACGTCAGTAGAGAACGCCGAGTCGCTCGACGCTGACCCTGTCTACGTCGACGGCTACGGGGCGCGAGCGACCCACGAACACGTTACGCCGCGGTTGAACTGCCCGTACTGGCCCGAACGCGGCAACCTCACTGACACCGGGATGGCCGACGCTGCGGAACGCGCGTTCGCGATGGCTGACCTCGGACCGGCCGACATCGACGTCGTCGAAACCGACGCGGGCACGTCGAACGCGGTACCATTGATGCTCGAAGACCTCGGTTTCTGTGAAAAGGGCGACGGCGGCAAGTTCGTCCGCGAGGGGCACATCGATCCCGACGGCGGCTCCATCGCGTTCAACACCGACGGCGGCGCACTGACAGCCGGCCAGTCCGGCGTCACGCTGTACGTCGACCGCATCATCGAATGCCTCCGTCAGCTTCGGGGCGAGGCGCTCGGTAAACAGGCCGACGGCGTCGAACGCGGTCTCGTCTACGCAACCGGCGGCCCGCTGTACGCATGCAACACAATCGCGATTCTCTCGAATACGCGGTGATACCATGACGAAGAACAATACCTACTACGACAAGGGACTCGGCGGCGGCAGGAATACGCTCGATGCGCGACGGTTCTGGGAGGCGGCCCAGGAGGAACGGCTCATCGTCCAGCGCTGCGACGAGTGCGATGAGTACGTCTTCCCGCCCCAGGACGTCTGCGCCTACTGCTGGGCGGACGCGCTCGACTGGGTGGAAGTCGACGGCGAGGGCCGGATCCACAGCTTCTCGACGATTCACGTCGACATCCACTCGACGTGGGGCGACAGGGTGCCGTACACGGTTGCGTTCGTCGAACTCGACGAGGGACCGTTCCTTGTGACCAACGTCGTCGACTGTGAACCGGACGACATCGAAATTGGGACGGCCGTCGAGGTGACCTTCGGCGAGCTTCCGGCCGAAGATGGGCTCTTTCCGCAGTTCCGGCTCCGGGAGTGACGCATCCGCGAGAAAGTGCCTATCAGAAGAGGTAAGACGCGGTCGTTCGTCAATTACAGTCGAATCACGATGTCGCAGGGACCACTCTCAGACGTTTCCGTACTGGAACTCTCGACGATGATCGCCGGCCCGTACGCCGGCCAATTGCTCGGTGACCTCGGCGCGGACGTCGTTAAGATTGAACGACCAGGAACGGGTGAACTCTCGCGAACGCTCGAACCAAGCGAAAACGGTCACAGCTTCTACTACCTGACGGCCAACCGGAACAAGCGGAGTCTGGCGCTCGATGTGACGAGGGAGGACGGTCGAGAGGTCTTCATGGATCTGGTCGCCTCGGCCGACGTAGTACTAGAGAACTTCCCGCCGACGTTCACCGATAACTACGACATCGGCTACGAAGCCGCCCGCGAACGCAACGACGAGATCATCTACTGCTCGATCTCCGCCTATGGCGAGACGGGACCGTACCGAACCGACCTCGGTATCGACACGACCATCCAGGCGCTTTCGGGAACGATGTCGATGGCCCGCGAGGAAGGCGGCAAACCGATGCGAACTGGCGTACCGCTGAACGATATCTTCGCATCGCTGTACGCCGTCCAGGGCATCCTGACGGCATTGTACAATCGTCGCGAGACGGGCGAGGGCGAGTTCGTCGACGTGTCGCTGCTCGACGCCGGCGTCGCCGGGCTGGTGACGCGGGCGACGTACAGTTTCTTTACGGGAGAACCGTACCCTCCGTTCGGCCGTCGACACAATTACTTCGCGCCAGAGGGCGTCTACGAGGTCAGTGATGGCGATGTCCAGCTCTCGGTAGTTACCGACCGCCACTGGCGACGGTTCTGCGAGGCTATCGACGCCCCGGAACTCGCCGCCGAACTGAAGTTCGAAACGGTAAACGATCGCGTTGAAAACGTCGACGACCTCGAAGCCGCGCTGGCGGAGAAACTCGGTGAATGGACGGTCGACGATCTCGTTGATACCCTCCAGGAAGCGAACGTTCCTGCCGCACCGATCAACGACACGGTCTCGGTCTGGGACCATCCGCAGGTCCGGGCGCGTGAAATGCGGCAGTCCCTCGAACACCCCGAGGCGGGCGAGATCGACACGCTCGGCTTCCCGGTCAAATACGACGATATCGAACAGTCGATCGACCA includes:
- a CDS encoding thiolase family protein produces the protein MANRPQAAIVGYGDAFADFDDPKPPITLAARAVREAVEDAGLDRSDVRGQGLLTARRPAADHRPQWNNALASYLNLAPTYSTEVTMHSAGAVSMIEHASMAVREGAVEYVVCAGADAAASLGAYPHIAPSSDKYTNYTEFAGTMDVHPEFEYPYGIIMPAAFGMGARRQMHELGHTAEEFAMASVVCREWGIEFPHATLGHKGPITVEDVLESPMIASPIRLLNVMPLGPGGSGGAFVVTSVENAESLDADPVYVDGYGARATHEHVTPRLNCPYWPERGNLTDTGMADAAERAFAMADLGPADIDVVETDAGTSNAVPLMLEDLGFCEKGDGGKFVREGHIDPDGGSIAFNTDGGALTAGQSGVTLYVDRIIECLRQLRGEALGKQADGVERGLVYATGGPLYACNTIAILSNTR
- a CDS encoding Zn-ribbon domain-containing OB-fold protein, whose product is MTKNNTYYDKGLGGGRNTLDARRFWEAAQEERLIVQRCDECDEYVFPPQDVCAYCWADALDWVEVDGEGRIHSFSTIHVDIHSTWGDRVPYTVAFVELDEGPFLVTNVVDCEPDDIEIGTAVEVTFGELPAEDGLFPQFRLRE
- a CDS encoding CaiB/BaiF CoA transferase family protein, with product MSQGPLSDVSVLELSTMIAGPYAGQLLGDLGADVVKIERPGTGELSRTLEPSENGHSFYYLTANRNKRSLALDVTREDGREVFMDLVASADVVLENFPPTFTDNYDIGYEAARERNDEIIYCSISAYGETGPYRTDLGIDTTIQALSGTMSMAREEGGKPMRTGVPLNDIFASLYAVQGILTALYNRRETGEGEFVDVSLLDAGVAGLVTRATYSFFTGEPYPPFGRRHNYFAPEGVYEVSDGDVQLSVVTDRHWRRFCEAIDAPELAAELKFETVNDRVENVDDLEAALAEKLGEWTVDDLVDTLQEANVPAAPINDTVSVWDHPQVRAREMRQSLEHPEAGEIDTLGFPVKYDDIEQSIDQHPPILGEHTETILEELGYEEDDVEALVDDGTVEQSD